One segment of Pontibacter akesuensis DNA contains the following:
- a CDS encoding DUF4350 domain-containing protein, protein MTAYRKYIALILLLFVALVLLDYFRPKPVDWSETYTREDKIPYGTYALYEVLPGIFKNEPVVSVREPIYNQLEDSTLEGNHIFINKAFEADSLDVNLLLDFVSRGNQVFIAGERFSSFLADTLHFDTAILQSTNPDSTALVFTSQPQARKYTYPPNENSWFIEVEEQAGHVALGRNKAGQLNFMKVPFGKGTFYISSAPLAFTNYSLLTMQQSTYAATALSHLPVQPVYWDEYQKQGRPDDQSIFRVLMRYQALKWAYYVGLAALVLFLLFKSKRTQRVIPVLEPPRNATLDFVRVIGNLYFNTGNHKNIAEKNITYFLEYLRLHYHVSTTSLDSEMQERVVAKSGADATQVNEIFRLIHSIRQSKAISDQTLLQLNDYLEDFYRQTSTRPRAQV, encoded by the coding sequence ATGACGGCCTACCGCAAGTATATCGCCCTGATCCTGCTGCTTTTCGTGGCGTTGGTGCTGCTGGACTACTTCCGCCCCAAGCCGGTGGACTGGTCAGAAACCTATACGCGCGAGGACAAGATTCCCTATGGCACCTATGCGCTGTATGAGGTATTGCCTGGCATTTTTAAGAATGAGCCGGTGGTTTCGGTGCGGGAGCCTATTTACAACCAACTGGAGGATTCGACGCTGGAGGGCAATCATATTTTCATCAACAAAGCCTTTGAAGCGGACAGCCTGGATGTAAACCTCCTGCTGGACTTTGTAAGCCGCGGAAACCAGGTGTTCATTGCCGGCGAGCGCTTCTCCTCTTTCCTGGCTGATACCCTGCATTTCGATACCGCGATACTGCAGTCCACTAACCCCGACTCCACCGCCCTGGTTTTTACAAGCCAGCCGCAGGCCAGGAAGTATACATACCCGCCGAATGAAAACAGCTGGTTTATAGAAGTGGAAGAGCAGGCGGGCCATGTGGCCCTGGGTCGGAATAAGGCGGGCCAGCTTAACTTTATGAAAGTACCGTTTGGCAAAGGCACCTTCTACATTAGCTCCGCCCCGCTTGCCTTTACCAACTATAGCCTGCTTACCATGCAGCAAAGCACGTATGCCGCCACGGCCCTCTCCCACCTGCCGGTGCAGCCCGTATACTGGGACGAGTACCAGAAGCAGGGACGGCCGGATGATCAATCGATATTCAGGGTGCTGATGCGGTACCAGGCGCTGAAATGGGCCTACTATGTGGGGCTGGCGGCGCTGGTGCTTTTCCTGCTCTTCAAGAGCAAGCGCACGCAGCGCGTTATCCCAGTACTGGAGCCGCCGCGCAATGCCACCCTTGATTTCGTGCGCGTGATCGGCAACCTATACTTCAACACGGGCAACCACAAGAACATCGCCGAAAAAAACATCACCTACTTTCTGGAGTACCTGCGCCTGCACTACCATGTTTCCACCACCTCCTTGGACAGCGAAATGCAGGAGCGCGTGGTGGCGAAATCCGGTGCCGATGCAACGCAGGTGAATGAAATCTTCCGCCTGATTCACAGTATCAGGCAAAGCAAAGCCATCAGCGACCAGACGCTGCTGCAACTCAACGATTACCTCGAAGACTTTTACAGACAAACATCCACAAGGCCGCGTGCCCAAGTATAA